CTGTGCGTATTGAAATTAAGATCAGAGTTCATGATTTCGTTCAATGAATACATaaacttgaactcatttccaaggaAAACGGCCTAGTGTGCGTCTAGGTCAAAAGTGAGTCTGAAGATCATGAATTCGATCAAAAAGGTTCAATGAGCAATGAAAATGATCACAGTTTTTTGTTCATGCTGTAATATGCTTTCGTGCAAATTACCTACCCTGTTCGCCACAGgtctacttaatttaaatacttaacgTGTTTTCTATGGGTTTGGTTTGGAAGTTTGGATAGATTTGGGTGTTCCACTTTATTCacctgttaggctaacatgcgcaccacgagaaaattttgtctacgcatttactagtcttatttgtatgaagaaacacgagataatgcgtagacaaaattttctcgcggggcgcatgttaggcctgCTGGCTGATCAAAGTGGAATCCTACAATTGCACTCAGTCAGTAGGTCAGGtaatcagtggccctaccgcggttgttagacagctacaatgtcacgatcgcaatcatctctgattggttaatgctcgctcactattggccacaatgcattgttgcaacaagaatcgcacaatataatatatatatatatataatatatatatatatatatatatatatatatatatatatatatataatatatatatatatgatataatgattgatgcaggttttagacaatcgccctacaggtctaCCGAATTGAACACCTCAATCTGGAATTTGTGGGTTCCCCCACAAATTCCAGTGGGTTTGTGGGTGGGTCCCAAAATCCAAAATTTGTGGGTGgaagttaataaaaaattaaatgcttTCAACTCAATTTCCAGCGAGCGGGATATTTAAGTCTCCCCACAAATGTAGTGTTTTTTCCTTTCAGATTGTGTATTACTGCCCTACTGGCCATTACAGCGTCACCGGTGGTGTATACTGTGTAGTGGTTAATGTGTACTTTTACTACTGGAcagagcccgcgagggccagaccttcggtatttttttttaaaaagctgaatgtttctctgcgtattggcCCCAAGGAGTAACGATCAGCGATTATGAAgtttcatggtggctttggtatCTTGCGGGCCGAATTGAAAACCTCtcccattttttaaattaggtcggttaaaaatgattgTTGTACTTTTGCAATAATAtatcatatattttattaatagcgattaaagataaaaaataattaatcgtaatcatgaaatttcgatTACAATTTTTAAGGCTCTTCCACACAGGccgattataatatataatatcggttttcggtacattttgtattaggatggtcatgtagttacacactgctgggataataacgccgcaatggaagtaggacgttctgttgtacacaatctctaaactaaactaaaatggcatgtctaaatctattgctatccctttcataatgttgcttgtggaaaaggaaaGCTCTaggtttagacctgttaatttagtttaagagattgtgtactagagaatcggcccattgtgtaactacatgaccatcctaatacaaaatgtactgaaaactgatatcgcaataacgcatgcgatattatcggcagataataacgcggctgtgtgggaGAGCCTTTAAtaattgatgcaagttttacgaATTCGACCTTTCGGATTACAGAAAAATAATCGTACAGACTACAGACTTCGCTCGTATCATGATTTTAGTCGTATCCGGACAGTGATCGTACTAAGACTGGTCGTATCGGAACTGCTCTTATCAGAGTATACCAGTTTATATACAGATCGTACGGGGTACTTCAGTCGATCGAAGTGATCGTACCGGGCCCTAGTCGTATCGGAAAACTATCGTACTGGGCTTTGGTCGTATCAGTGATCGTATCGGGGCTTATCGTACCGGACAATATCATATCGCGGCTGGTCGTATCGTATAGAGGGGATTGTAAAGCTTTCGATGAAATCGGAAAATGATTAAGtcttattgaaaaataatcgcACTCAGGTCGTATCGGAACAAGACAATATATAGGAAAATGACCGTACCGGGACTATGTCGTAGGTATAGGAAAAATTATCGTACTAGGGCTATAGGTAGTCTAGGAAATATAACCGTACCGGGCTAGAGGTAATTTAGGAAAAATGATCGTAACTGGACAATCTTCaggaaaaaaaatcttagtCAGAAATACCGATCGTACCGGGACAAAGGTATAGTAAAAATATTCGTACCGGGACCAGAAGTTTAGGAAAAGGACGGCAGGGAAAAATACTCAGGACAGCCTAGAGTTAACACCCCCCCATGGCTTACCTTGTACCTGCAAACCGTCATCAACCTGAAATACATGAAAGTCTTCAAATCAGACCTGTAGCAGTCTGCAGAATCCTATAAATATAACATTTACACTTACTAGTTACGTTACCAAACGACATTTTACCTTACCATTTACTAAACATACTTTGAACCAACACTTGCCATTACCGACCTGTCTTACCATTACCAACCTCAATGTCAGATTATTACCTTACCAACCTCAACGATTTACCATAACATGAAGACCTTGCCTAGCGTACATAGAACTACTAAGCATGGCCTTCGCAATAACCTGGAACATGACAAATttattacataggtactaaTTCAAATGTACTaaatactaaataaatatacttaaatcgAACTTAAAAATTTCATTCTATAACTAAAACACGTATGATCAAATTCTATTCGGAAAACTGTACTACAAAGATCATACGAGTTGGCAAAGTAGGTAGCTTTCGTCAAAACTGTCAATAGTTGACAAAAACTAGCCCGTTGTACGATGTGTAAACCTACCTTGTGCGTCACCTACTGCGCCGCCTTCGCCCCCTCCAGTAATATTACCATCGCCTGTCGTAGAGCCATCAAAGCCTGGGGACAAAGAGCAGCAACATACAATGGAAAccatcaataaatatttaacctATTAAACGACAAGATTGTAGCAAATATTTACCAGACATTTCCATATTAGAGTCGTCTTCGCCGAAATTCGTTTCATCATTGTTCGTGCCATCGTCATCTTCGTCCCACATACTTTCATTAACAAATTCGGGTTCCATTTTGGGTGCAACAGCGTTATTTTCATCTTCATCGGGTATCGTTACAAATTCCTCTTTCGCAGAACCAGATGGCCCCGCTTCTAAAGGATCGACACATTTCCGTTTCACGGGTCCACTTTGAGATGACGATGAATTATTTGATGCTATTGATGGCCTATTTGGTCTCTTAATTGCTACTGGAGTTGAGGAGGGCTTAGAATCTAAATCAGTCTCTAACTTAGTCATAACAGATTGCCTTTGTTGTGACGACCTCGGGCCTGGCCTCGACGTCGGCTTTGGTTTGGATGGCGTGGAACTTTCTTCATTTTGATTACCGGTTAAACCTTTCACTTGAAGTTGTTCCGCGGTACTAATAAACGACGCTAACTCTTCTTGCTTAACATTAACTTCACCTTGGTACATAAACTGTAATAAGTCTCTAAGCGCAGAATGACTaacatcttttaaaaatactggaACAAAGGAAAACACGTTTAATAACACTTCACAAGACTAAACAAGTCACTTTTAGACAGATTGAATTTAGAAGAAACTTACCTATGGGATGATGAGTGGGGTTCATTTTGAACATTTCTTGAAAATAGGGAGAACATACTGATAAAACTAGTTTGTGGGCCTGTAATAATCTGCCTTCTGCGGCCAAGGTTACGTCAACTAGATCTCCACGCGACAGCAGGCCGTGAAAGCCTGCTGACATATTCGCATGGAAATTGTTCCAACATAATGAAAATTGTTCGTCCGACGCCATGATGGCGGCGACCGTGGTAAAACCCTGaaacaatgaaaaaaaaattattctcaAATTACAAAACAAGAATAGCTtctatgttataaataaaaaacaatgaacacaaaaaaataaaattcaggGAACTCACCTATCCTATAACTTTGTACTTTATAATTCCAATATTAGaaacatttgaaaaaaaatataatgtttctAATGAAGCACTGTTTAACCACTCTTCATCCCACGTCCTCCCAGTTTGAGCGCTGTTAACGTTATGATGACGCAAACGCGACGTGTAGTGTGGCGTCACAGTGTTGTAACTTGAGAACGAATTTGCACaaaatagaaattaattattttaaaagaaagtaAGCAtcatttatgtattattttaaatgttttgtaaatattacTAATTTGCACAATGATCAATATACAAAAGAATATTTATAATCAACTATTTCCTCAGGTAGCATTATTGATCCTATGAGTTTGATAAAGTACGAGGTAGTCTCTGCCTacactattattaaaaaaattaatacgaaaccctaaaaaagtaacaAATTATTCGTTGCTTCGTGTTTTCGTCGTCAAATTATTGGATATTGCAAGCTTTCAATTATGTATTATTCAGCATTATCATATCTGGAAGTCATGAAGCggaatttttacttaaaatcataaaattcttttttaaccGCCTATGGGAGGATTTTAGTTGGTTTCTAgatggtacctaggtatttttcagtacctacctaaggtatATGGGTGAGTGTGTTtagtgtgtatgtatgttgtaTGCTGTTAATGTTCCCTCATAATTtgctaaaatatacctacctagtctacctacctacctaagaaaCAGATAGATAGGTACGTACCTCTGGTAGGTTCTCATTACATTTTGATAAATGAGGTGTCATTATAATTATCTAGCTTTTATCAGCAGCAAAGTCCAAGTGTCATAAGATATAATGTAACGTCTTACCAAATTCACTTTGGTAGACTTTAGAAAAAACCTATGAATAATGAAAACCTACTTGAAGATAACAAAAATACTTAACAacttataagtaagtacaaCTTTTTTTCACTTTCTATGTCAATTAACTGTCTATTCTTTTCAGCAGTGTAAGCAACAGAGCTGAGCTTGTCAGCTGATTAATAAAATACTTTGTTAAATTTCAAATTGATTTGGGATCTCAAgatgttaatattttatattcataatgcatacttatctaaataaatgTATCTAGGTATCTATATCCTTCTTTTACctaataaacaaataaagaTGTAAAACCTGTGGGGTGCTCCAACACTTCTATATAGGAAAATTGATTATTTAAGGAGGTACGTACGTACCTAAAAAGTTAGCCTAGTTCTaaggaaaaaaaatatacaagtattttaaaatacttatagcTTTTGTTAGCGACagtgctttgcctacagttgaatttaaaaaagaattatgaggagatgtaaaatggcggccagaaaagccggagctattgatttgaagcagcgaaaattagaatttataattatgtcttgaagaagttaatagtttagaactaagattgaagtttattatgcattgtctaaatggaataaattcagttcctataagttgagattatttttattacttttatgtaTCTCTCATTCTTTGAACATACtagatactaggtaggtatcaatTTAACCCTAAGAATTCGAACcctagttatttttaatttatgttttcttATTTTCTCGATTTGTATTAGTTAACTACCTACCAAGAAACAATGGATTGTGTGCTCGCGTATTTTACTTTACTGTCACGGACTTTTGATTGGTCTATCGTGACATGGTGACAGAAGTATACATAAACGTGTGCGGGCTGCTGTTATTAACTTTCTACTTAGTTACTTATCTACTTTAGCTGCCTTAAAAAGGTGGCAACCCTAGCCAAGGACATAGAAAATTTTCCCATGCTACAGATCGAAGGTGGGAAAAACATAGGAATTCACGAAATACAAAATATTCTCAGCCCAGTAGAACTCTTCATTTGTTTACGGAACCGATGTTGCCGCAAGAACTGCTGGTTAAGTTTTATGTTTTgtgacttaatttttttaaataaaaccaatATTTAAAGAAAACCAAATATctcttacaaaataataaaattaaaaaacaacctTCTTTTGTATTCCGCCACTACTGACTCAACATAGAAGATCATAACAACCCAAAAATTCAGAAGTAAAGTGATTTGAACTTTAATGCGTTCGTTTAAGGTGGCTATTTCGCTGTAATAGTAATACACATTTGTGTTGCAAGCATAACAGTTTTGCACGTTTTTGTGAAATTTAGGTTGAATGTGCAGTGGTTACGGGTAACTTCAGAAATAACGTTTCAAGTTAGAATTTGAAACAAGAAAATTGATTCGACGACGGTTAAACACTGAAattttcaaatgaaaatgaattgaaAAAACTGTTTTAAGCTATAGCTTATATAGCAAGCTAAGCTGTTTCCGTGCCCTATGTTTTAGGAAAATCATGGGAAAATCACTCTTCATTATCACATTGAAGCTTGCATTGCATTGAAGTCACATTGTGAATGTTTCGGGgtagagcgtagcgaaaccaataattattattaatctatggtttCAGGTTATCATAAGAATATTCttgatgaatatttgaataATGAATGATTGTAtatgaaaatacttatttttcattggaataaatatttatttgttttaaattcaataaaaaaaacactccTAAGTCCTACCGACCCCGATTCACAAAGTAACCTCAAACTGTGGGTAACTTTGTCATAGCATATTTGTAGACCTATGTGTactctgtacctacttattgtaatAATTGCTTTTATCCTTTGGGCTGGGAACATCTAATTCCACAAATCAAACTATGTACAATTTTCGCAAAACTTAACTCCCGCTAGTGTTCACGAATaacattagtaggtaggtagttaagtacctacctattttaggaTGGTTTTGTTTGACTTTTGTATAATCAAGTTAAGTACCTAGTTTGGTACCTAAGTAAGTttacatacctaattaaaattaacattatacAAGTTATGTCATAAGCATGGATTTACTTTAGAATAATTCTTCGGTAATAAGTACCtgtttaggtaagtacctacctgaatAGGTAATTacttatctaattttttttaagtcataCTTTTGTGCTTTGATTTGACAAAGTTATCCCATAGTTTGGGGTAACTTTGTGAATGAAACATTTTTATGCATTTAGCATAAGCACGAACCCGCGCTATCGGTCTTATTCTACCTACCTGAAATAGGAAGTCCTAGGTAGGAAGTAGGAAAGTGTAATCGGCATCGCATTAAGCAAGCTAGGATGCTAGGAATATTCTAGCTAGCAAGAAAGTAAGGTAGCTAACATACTTAATAATTCAGCATCATAGGTagcaaaggaaaaaaggaaggtGTAATAGCATTCCTACTAATCTGCTAGCTTCTCACGACCATCCTCACGGCTATTTAGCCGATTAATTGaagaaaaaagtaggtaggtatattatatagtaggtaACAAGATATTTGCATTTCGGGGACGGACTAAAAACTAATTGCACGCGGATTAAGATGGATGCATATCTACTATCTAGAAAAATAAGAATTTTtctgcaaaaaaataataactgcGTATACTTACTGCAAATATCGGTTTTTAAACTTGCATTCGTGTTTATAACCCcctgtaagtaggtagtacgggttcgattcccgggttgGGCTAAAAATAGTTAGCTACCTATtggatttttctgttaagaaattctcagtaccAGCCGGGAGTTAGAAAATCGGCGGTATGTCACCACCGTAGCTCAGAGAGCTCTCCGGTCCTGTCGAATTTCCGttccatcgggctatgagagtgcACCTGTGAGTTGTGCAAtataatatctcccgcgcagtAGATTCTCTGGAGATTGACtgccgtggccgaaattcggttggcaggacattattattatcaactagcttatgcccgcgacttcgtccgcgtggagtaaacaaattttaaacccctattttacacccttaggctTGATCTattattatgagcttaataaaatatgtcatactgctaattgcaaaaatattaactacaaaacttcaaacttctttcaaacccctattttacccctttaggggttgaattttgaaaaatcctttcttagcggacgcctacgtcataatagctatctgcatgccgaatttcagcgcgatccgtccagtagtttgagctgtgcgttgatagatcagtcagtcagtcagtcacctattccttttatatatatagattttaaaaCGGAACTCCAAAAAGATTAATTTATATCAGCGTGGGTTGCGAATTCCGTTCGCAACTGACAAAACTATGGCACAGTTTTAATCTGAGCCTCAGAGGGTAGGTTTAGTACTAATGATGCTGTgggagtgtgtgtgtgtgttgtccTTGGTCGTGGCGCCGGCGGCGGCTGTGGTGGGCGGAGCGCCCGCGGCCCCGCCGGAGCCTGACGCTGCCGTGGTGTTCACGCAGAGGCAGGGCTTGAGCTGCAGGCTGGAGGGCTTGAAGGACGATCTACGAGGATACTATACCTTTGCTGGCATAAGgtagtttaattttttgaagTATAGCTTCTACAGGTGTGTCGGTTGGGGAGCGTATAGTTTTAGTAGGGTACCTAAAaaatgtaataggtaagtacctacctacttcctaGATTTTCGCCTACAGCTCGGTTTTTAAACTCACATTCGTGTTTTAAAAACCCGAATGCAAGTTTTAGCTACCTGCAGGCTGGAAAGCTTGTAGGACGATGTAAAAgaacgcgacaggccgagatggcgatcggagagggaacgccccgcacacccgcccagCCCGTGCGTTATCCGGGTGCggtcgagcgcgggtgacgtgcgggtgtgtggcgcggccccccacctcataccccaattgccatctcgacctgtcgcgtattatagttaCATTTTAAAGCAAAGCTTTTATAAATGCTTGGGATAGTTTTCATCAGAGCCTTAgagggtaggtagtaggtatttagtagttcgtacctactacctagtactTACCCTACGTCTTGCCATCATCACGAACAATCCCTGCTGGCTCAACGAGTGTagaaattagttttttaaaataaaaatagcgagcaagcgagctgGCGCGTGTCACAACATGAacgtttgcagcaccagaggaaccgccgatgatTTCTTATTGTTACGCTTATTAATAATGTTACAGATATGCCGAACCACCAGTGGGTCAAAGAAGGTTCCAGCGGCCAGTGCGCCAGTACTTGGCCGGCGAGATCAATGCCACGAGGTACTGCGCGCCGTGCCCTCAACTGGACCCTCAAGGGTCAGGGCAGGTTATCGGCCAGGAGGACTGTCTATGTCTCAACGTCTTCGCACCTAAGATGCCAGGGGACGAACAAGGTGTTTTATTAACTaacgtcatttttagggttctatacatcaaaagggaaaaagggcGTTTatgcacttacctactcactagcatataatatataaatttatatgCTAGTAGGTGAGTACGACGTCTTGgaacctgtaggtcgatttacattacattacaatctcaattgttgtgattggcttactttgtgcgattcttgttgcaacaatgcattttggCCAATAGTgggcgagcgtcaaccaatcagaggtgattgcgatcgatCTGCCTATGTAATGCAATAAACCATACCATAGTCGGTCTAGCCGTTTTTATAATACATTCGAGCAACCGCTCATCACAAACGCATATCTAAGTATACTTTACCGCCTTCTTTCCGTTGAGGGTAAAAAATTATCTACTGTCGTAGAAAAACTATAATAGAAAGTTTAGCGTAGCATTTCCAACTATGACGTTTTTCTAGGACACTTCCTGATTCTAAGAGATAACTATTTTTTTGTAGGTAGTCCtgttgttattttcattcatggCGGCAACTACAGAACTGGATCAGCTACACAATATGGAGTAAGAAATTAAGAATTATGTTTTGAGTTATTTATATCTAAATAGTAcgattaatataacaaaattaacaaaaacctCCATAACCTTAACAAAACGCAATTGTTAGGGCTTAACTCAACGAAACGGTAACTCCGTCCACTGATTAACTCATCGATAGGGTTAACCCTATCATTGGTTTTTGAGGAGTTTACACACATAAGAGGGTTACCCTCTTCTTAAGTTTAGCGAATCGATGGGTAACCCCTTCCTTCAATGGAATTAACTCATAATCGAGCTGGTTTGGTCCCGATTATAATGCAGTTTAACTTAAGAACTGATACTGATGATATTTGACTGTGGATAATTTTTCGCAGGGTCAGCATTTAGCCCAAAAGGACACGATTTTAGTGTCAGTGCAGTACCGTCTGGGATCACTCGGATTTCTAAGCACTGCACAGAAAGATGCATCAGGAAACGTTGGCCTATTTGACATTCGTTCCGCCCTTGAATGGGTaagaaagttattttttaaattaggtacatcATGATGTTCAAGAATACCTTGCAGTAATGAGTTCAAATATATCTTACAGTAATAACGTTCAAAGTTGACGACCTACAACTTCAACTGTTGTGACGAGATTTCTTAGAAGTTTCGAATCCGAATCAATTTTATTGTATTGTGTCttcagtttaaattaaaaattggttTATTTTACGTAATGCTGGAAAATAGCCATGCACCCGTGCCGCACCTGAGCAATAGGTATGCTAGCTCTCAACCGGGAGGATgaattatttaagtaatacaATGTCATATTACACTTCTTTGAGCAGTGCCTTGTCCAGTCACGGGCTCCGTGCAACATAAATTAGGCCATATATTCCACTTGTTTATTATAGGTTAAGGAGTATATAGAATTTTTCGGAGGAGACCCATCACGCGTCGTCGTCGCTGGCCATGGTTCTGGAGGCAGTGCAGCGTCACTCGTGGGATTAACTCCTGAAGGAAGATCAGCTGGAGTAGTTGCATTATCTGGGGCCCCTCTATCCCCTGGTGCGATCAGAAATGACACGCAAATTGTGTCCCACGCAGAAGCTGTGGCCGAAAAGACTGGATGTCCCAAAGCTCCTCCTGAACGGTTAATTATGTGCTTGAGGATGTTGCCCATGGAAAAGATTGTACAGGTGATTTTTTTAAGAATGTTACTAGGCATGTTTAAACTTGACCAAACTATCCTCACCCCTAAGTCAGCTAGTGCTAGGAGTTGGTACAGTAATAGTGTACCAAACCAACTTCGGAATTCGGTCTATCCTGTGACTTTTGGGCTATTAAGGTTTCATTATTTTATCAAGAAActgtagtattttttttctaattatgtTTGTGCTTGCTTCACCTCTTGATTGAGTCAAAGAAGTTTGAGAGCATGAATGGTATAGTATTCGTTAGCTGACCCGTTCAGGTGAAATTTGACTGAAAATCCTTTAATGACGTTGGATAGTTTTAAGaccctttatttatttttatttatttgtttattatgtaaatgagcttaaaactaaaacattaaCTTACAATGAAAAGATGTTTACGAAAGACAACAGCTTATCTCTGCTGAAGAAATTTCTTCCAGCAGCTTTTTTTAGAAGGTGACGCTGTACGTTGATATTTCAGtcagtttcttcttttatgtttattgatttgttagtaggtaaataattgctttaaaaatcatcacaattatttattgtttgcaCTTTGCATACAGGTTGATAAGGAAATAAAGGGCGATATGTTGGACACTACTGCATTTCTGGAAGAAATCTCAGGTCGAGAAGGTGAGTAATTTGAAGTTGTGTAGTTTGAGTAAACTTTCAAGTTtgttattttgataattttcaaaattctcttGATATATACCTAGATCtaatcaatacccatattataaatgtgaaagtgtgtttgtttgttcgtttgtggctttattggtttgttagtttgtccttccatcacgtcgcaacggagcaacggatcgaggtgatttcttgcatgggtatagttgaagacctggagagtcaaagagttcccatgaaaTTTTctcgaaaatctaaatccacgcgtagtcgcgggcatcatctagtttttcataaagcccgaattatatatttttaaatagttatatttGTTTGTATTTATACCATGGTAAAACAGTTTCAACATATTTTGCGCATTTGGatggaatattttttaaatgaataggTAGGTTCGATTTGTTTGGGTTACAATCTCTGAAAAAAATGTTGgtttattaggtattattttgcgTTTGTGCTGTATCCAAGTGCGATAGCAGGACCACAGGAAGAGCTGCCCTTATCGTACTCCTACGCTGACTTCTAAACATAGTAGGTACTGCCGTCTGCCGTGATTTTTAAGCcgttataattttgttttgtccTAATATTAGGTTCCTACTATAATCTCTCACTGCATCtaattcctcattgctgagggttgtgacTCGTGACACCCTTCCATGAATCACATATTGGTAGGAGCTATCTTGTCTTAATAATCGGGTGGGTTCTAAATCCAGGACTCGACATAATTACATGATACAACTTGACTCTCAGATTTTACAGTTATTATCTGATGTGTGTGTAAAAACCAAATTTAGACCTCCAAGTCCTAAGTTGGTAACCCATCCAGTTAcagacttgggtcaacgttgcttaacaataataatcaattggtatacgttgtcacaactaggccaaACGTCCTTcaaattaggtatattaatatcaggtgcttacctactatttttattGTTGTTAAGGTTTTTTGTGCTCTCACACTGTGGttgttgttattgttgttaaaactactaaaaatctacttaggtacctatgcaataCAAATACTAAGTCTCAAAACTTGACTTCTAGAGCTTGACGAGACAGAAGCCCTCCTGTGTTAAGCCGGACGAGTCAGCTAGTCTAACAGTTTATCAATCACCTATTCCAGGGTCTGGACCTCGTCCGGAGGGAAAAGACGATGACCGTGGATTACCGCCTTTAGTTGAAGAGGAACCTAATGAATCATTGAAAAAGAAGCGCCAGCGAAGCCCTATGCTGACGGGCGTGGTGTCAGCTGAGACCTCACGAGCTGTATACGGTAGGTAATGCTTTGAACCAGAACTTTTGTAGAATaagcattttattatttctttcatGGCACTTTCATAGTTATTACTAAACTTTTGAgcgcaaaaataaataaataaggacAATAGCAATCGGTATTGTAATAACAATTATGTATAACACTAGGTATTAATAAGGTCTCAGGTTGCTACAATATAATAAACACTTGGTATAGCAGAATACGACACCAAAAAAAACCTTTGAGGGCATTGCTGATGTTTGCTGATTTTTCGCTTATAATAAAACACTCGAagttaatgtacctactcttctattttaaaatagagactattaaa
The DNA window shown above is from Maniola hyperantus chromosome 10, iAphHyp1.2, whole genome shotgun sequence and carries:
- the LOC117986086 gene encoding protein tramtrack, beta isoform-like isoform X36, encoding MASDEQFSLCWNNFHANMSAGFHGLLSRGDLVDVTLAAEGRLLQAHKLVLSVCSPYFQEMFKMNPTHHPIVFLKDVSHSALRDLLQFMYQGEVNVKQEELASFISTAEQLQVKGLTGNQNEESSTPSKPKPTSRPGPRSSQQRQSVMTKLETDLDSKPSSTPVAIKRPNRPSIASNNSSSSQSGPVKRKCVDPLEAGPSGSAKEEFVTIPDEDENNAVAPKMEPEFVNESMWDEDDDGTNNDETNFGEDDSNMEMSGFDGSTTGDGNITGGGEGGAVGDAQVAVFRKTHTGNLVIVLGNYRFNKENSCKGPKIRWRCIKRTPCGCRAAIYTIDNVIIKTINEHNH
- the LOC117986086 gene encoding protein tramtrack, beta isoform-like isoform X38 yields the protein MASDEQFSLCWNNFHANMSAGFHGLLSRGDLVDVTLAAEGRLLQAHKLVLSVCSPYFQEMFKMNPTHHPIVFLKDVSHSALRDLLQFMYQGEVNVKQEELASFISTAEQLQVKGLTGNQNEESSTPSKPKPTSRPGPRSSQQRQSVMTKLETDLDSKPSSTPVAIKRPNRPSIASNNSSSSQSGPVKRKCVDPLEAGPSGSAKEEFVTIPDEDENNAVAPKMEPEFVNESMWDEDDDGTNNDETNFGEDDSNMEMSGFDGSTTGDGNITGGGEGGAVGDAQVPVFGRTHSGNPVLIVGNYRFNKVNRCKGPKIRWTCVKNPFGCRATIYTIDDVIIKTHNEHNH
- the LOC117986086 gene encoding protein tramtrack, beta isoform-like isoform X18, encoding MASDEQFSLCWNNFHANMSAGFHGLLSRGDLVDVTLAAEGRLLQAHKLVLSVCSPYFQEMFKMNPTHHPIVFLKDVSHSALRDLLQFMYQGEVNVKQEELASFISTAEQLQVKGLTGNQNEESSTPSKPKPTSRPGPRSSQQRQSVMTKLETDLDSKPSSTPVAIKRPNRPSIASNNSSSSQSGPVKRKCVDPLEAGPSGSAKEEFVTIPDEDENNAVAPKMEPEFVNESMWDEDDDGTNNDETNFGEDDSNMEMSGFDGSTTGDGNITGGGEGGAVGDAQEAVVFSMSRFGNPVLQEGKYRFRKTGGHSKSAKESGRIRWLCNYDFKGCRATLITVGKVVVGKMNYHNH
- the LOC117986086 gene encoding protein tramtrack, beta isoform-like isoform X34; this translates as MASDEQFSLCWNNFHANMSAGFHGLLSRGDLVDVTLAAEGRLLQAHKLVLSVCSPYFQEMFKMNPTHHPIVFLKDVSHSALRDLLQFMYQGEVNVKQEELASFISTAEQLQVKGLTGNQNEESSTPSKPKPTSRPGPRSSQQRQSVMTKLETDLDSKPSSTPVAIKRPNRPSIASNNSSSSQSGPVKRKCVDPLEAGPSGSAKEEFVTIPDEDENNAVAPKMEPEFVNESMWDEDDDGTNNDETNFGEDDSNMEMSGFDGSTTGDGNITGGGEGGAVGDAQEPSSKTNIHHLEEGSGWRNCVGCYRKLRTFLSSREADKRVRKVRTECVECKTPFCLTCFIVKHP
- the LOC117986086 gene encoding protein tramtrack, beta isoform-like isoform X11; translated protein: MASDEQFSLCWNNFHANMSAGFHGLLSRGDLVDVTLAAEGRLLQAHKLVLSVCSPYFQEMFKMNPTHHPIVFLKDVSHSALRDLLQFMYQGEVNVKQEELASFISTAEQLQVKGLTGNQNEESSTPSKPKPTSRPGPRSSQQRQSVMTKLETDLDSKPSSTPVAIKRPNRPSIASNNSSSSQSGPVKRKCVDPLEAGPSGSAKEEFVTIPDEDENNAVAPKMEPEFVNESMWDEDDDGTNNDETNFGEDDSNMEMSGFDGSTTGDGNITGGGEGGAVGDAQVLKYASCHHGRPSASKKSRKGNRVPDSIRYDGRNHLLVPSGSRRKCGLESCHSQTRLQCDKCNVGLCAACNLQFHTNSV
- the LOC117986086 gene encoding protein tramtrack, beta isoform-like isoform X12, whose product is MASDEQFSLCWNNFHANMSAGFHGLLSRGDLVDVTLAAEGRLLQAHKLVLSVCSPYFQEMFKMNPTHHPIVFLKDVSHSALRDLLQFMYQGEVNVKQEELASFISTAEQLQVKGLTGNQNEESSTPSKPKPTSRPGPRSSQQRQSVMTKLETDLDSKPSSTPVAIKRPNRPSIASNNSSSSQSGPVKRKCVDPLEAGPSGSAKEEFVTIPDEDENNAVAPKMEPEFVNESMWDEDDDGTNNDETNFGEDDSNMEMSGFDGSTTGDGNITGGGEGGAVGDAQELKAAYIPTGRGKKNLILNGFSFCETMATYWICSRRKNAGCKAKARTNKKGEVVSYQNTHNHEKPQYYDQKKKKKVLL